A genomic segment from Nodularia sphaerocarpa UHCC 0038 encodes:
- the gap gene encoding type I glyceraldehyde-3-phosphate dehydrogenase, whose translation MTKLKVGINGFGRIGRLVLRAGINNPNIEFVGINDLVPPDNLAYLFKYDSTHGQLKSNVEAKPDGILIDGHFIPCMSVRNPAELPWGKLGADYVVESTGLFTDYDGAAKHLQAGARRVIISAPTKEPDKVKTLLMGVNHQLFDPAKDVIVSNASCTTNCLAPIAKVINDNFGLTEGLMTTVHAMTATQPTVDGPSKKDWRGGRGAAQNIIPSSTGAAKAVALVLPELKGKLTGMAFRVPTPDVSVVDLTFKTAKATSYQDICAAMKQAAEGPLAGILGYTDEAVVSTDFQGDTHSSIFDAGAGIELNSNFFKVVAWYDNEWGYSNRVLDLMLSMSAKE comes from the coding sequence TTGACTAAACTAAAAGTTGGTATCAATGGCTTCGGTCGAATTGGGCGACTTGTGCTACGCGCTGGCATTAATAACCCCAATATCGAGTTTGTGGGGATTAATGACCTCGTACCACCAGATAACCTGGCTTATCTATTTAAGTACGATTCTACTCACGGTCAGTTGAAAAGTAACGTTGAAGCCAAGCCTGATGGTATCCTCATTGATGGGCATTTTATCCCTTGTATGTCGGTGAGAAATCCGGCTGAGTTACCTTGGGGTAAATTAGGTGCAGATTATGTTGTAGAGTCTACAGGACTGTTCACCGATTATGACGGAGCAGCAAAACACCTGCAAGCTGGTGCAAGGCGAGTCATAATTTCTGCTCCCACAAAAGAGCCAGATAAAGTAAAAACGCTGTTAATGGGTGTAAATCATCAGCTATTTGACCCAGCCAAAGATGTCATTGTCTCTAATGCTAGTTGTACCACAAACTGTCTAGCACCCATCGCCAAGGTCATTAATGATAACTTCGGACTAACCGAAGGGTTGATGACTACGGTTCACGCCATGACTGCGACTCAGCCAACTGTAGATGGCCCTAGCAAGAAAGACTGGCGGGGTGGACGAGGTGCAGCCCAAAATATTATTCCCTCTTCTACGGGTGCAGCAAAAGCGGTAGCATTAGTTTTGCCAGAATTAAAAGGTAAGTTAACCGGTATGGCTTTCCGGGTTCCTACTCCCGATGTTTCTGTGGTTGATTTAACTTTTAAGACTGCTAAGGCTACCAGTTATCAGGACATTTGCGCGGCGATGAAGCAAGCTGCTGAAGGTCCGCTAGCGGGGATATTGGGTTATACAGACGAAGCAGTGGTTTCTACAGATTTTCAGGGTGATACTCATTCGAGTATTTTCGATGCAGGTGCTGGTATTGAGTTGAATTCTAATTTCTTTAAGGTTGTGGCTTGGTATGACAACGAGTGGGGTTACTCGAATCGGGTGCTTGATTTAATGTTGTCGATGTCAGCAAAAGAATAA
- a CDS encoding alpha/beta fold hydrolase, whose protein sequence is MSKLFDVLWLNTSPALKRFDQPLLQHLSGYMQIAQWEYQQTRDEASSIEQAVLLLHDFLASYPDAVHLGGHGISGAIALTFARRYPEKVRSLTLLAVASQPANTWHAHYYFQRQLFTISREQVLANSVRSLFGKQPSLTTKKLMTALDKDLERSPSPHSLFKLVYLPKGGVSMPMIVCGSQTDSVVNPPALDDWRNWLKPEDKLCQFPQGYHFFHYFHPQEVGEQILNFWGCYQRRPSLAISAQPSTTSIHQ, encoded by the coding sequence ATGTCTAAGTTATTCGATGTTCTTTGGTTAAATACTAGTCCGGCGTTGAAGCGTTTTGATCAACCATTACTTCAACACCTGTCTGGGTATATGCAAATCGCTCAGTGGGAATATCAACAAACAAGGGATGAAGCTAGTTCTATAGAGCAAGCTGTGCTGTTGCTGCATGATTTTTTAGCTTCTTACCCGGATGCGGTGCATTTAGGTGGTCATGGGATTAGTGGTGCGATCGCATTAACTTTTGCCAGACGTTATCCTGAAAAGGTGCGATCGCTGACTCTCCTGGCTGTAGCATCTCAACCTGCTAATACTTGGCACGCTCATTATTACTTTCAACGACAACTTTTTACTATTAGCCGTGAGCAAGTTTTAGCTAACAGTGTTCGCAGTCTCTTTGGTAAACAACCATCTCTCACGACTAAAAAATTAATGACTGCTTTAGATAAAGATTTAGAGCGATCGCCTTCACCCCATTCTCTTTTTAAGTTGGTTTATTTACCCAAGGGAGGCGTTTCTATGCCGATGATCGTCTGCGGTAGTCAGACTGATTCGGTAGTTAATCCACCTGCATTAGATGACTGGCGCAATTGGTTAAAACCGGAAGATAAACTTTGCCAATTTCCCCAAGGTTATCATTTCTTTCACTACTTTCACCCCCAAGAAGTTGGTGAGCAAATTTTAAATTTCTGGGGCTGTTATCAGAGGCGACCATCCCTCGCAATATCTGCACAACCTTCCACTACTTCCATACATCAATGA
- the fldA gene encoding flavodoxin FldA, whose protein sequence is MSKKIGLFYGTQTGKTESAAEIIRDQFGGDVVTLHDISQADTADFDDYECLIIGCPTWNIGELQSDWEGVYPDLDDVDFSGKTVAYFGTGDQIGYADNFQDAMGILEAKIAQQGGKTVGYWSTDGYDFSDSQALRNGKFCGLALDEDNQSDLTDERVKAWVTQLKTEFGL, encoded by the coding sequence ATGTCGAAAAAAATTGGGTTGTTTTACGGTACTCAAACTGGCAAAACTGAATCTGCGGCGGAAATAATTCGGGATCAGTTTGGTGGTGATGTTGTGACATTACATGATATTTCTCAGGCGGATACTGCTGATTTTGATGACTATGAATGTCTGATTATTGGTTGCCCAACTTGGAATATTGGTGAACTTCAAAGCGATTGGGAAGGTGTTTATCCTGACTTAGACGATGTTGATTTTAGCGGTAAAACGGTGGCATATTTTGGTACTGGTGACCAAATTGGCTATGCTGATAATTTTCAGGATGCTATGGGGATTTTGGAAGCAAAGATTGCCCAACAGGGAGGTAAAACTGTGGGCTATTGGTCAACTGATGGGTATGATTTTAGTGATTCTCAAGCTTTGCGGAATGGTAAGTTTTGTGGTTTAGCCCTTGATGAAGATAATCAATCTGACCTCACAGATGAGCGCGTTAAGGCTTGGGTTACACAGTTGAAAACAGAATTTGGTTTGTAG
- a CDS encoding DUF4870 domain-containing protein yields MEVRYDPDKRKLLSSLCHGAIFFSTTLFSIGVPIVITFISDDPVVKSNAKESINFHFNVWFWATVIGVPMGILSFLTFGLGGLLFFPLVALGFALHWGLTIWALLHCFSQPDQPFRYPFIFRLF; encoded by the coding sequence ATGGAAGTTAGATACGATCCTGATAAGCGTAAATTGCTATCATCTCTATGTCACGGGGCGATTTTCTTTAGTACAACATTATTCTCTATTGGGGTTCCAATCGTTATTACCTTTATTTCTGATGACCCAGTGGTGAAAAGCAACGCTAAAGAATCGATTAATTTTCACTTCAATGTTTGGTTTTGGGCAACTGTAATTGGCGTTCCAATGGGGATTCTCTCTTTCCTCACCTTTGGCTTGGGAGGACTGTTATTCTTTCCCTTGGTGGCGTTGGGTTTTGCACTGCACTGGGGATTGACAATTTGGGCGCTGTTACACTGTTTTAGCCAGCCGGATCAACCATTCCGTTATCCGTTTATTTTTCGACTTTTCTAA
- a CDS encoding DUF2382 domain-containing protein, with product MPLYKLEHFDPNYRETFGGDDVKALELYTEGGVRIGSVADALVDQDGRFRYLVIDSTWDSISKKILLPIGLSHINYPAKRVYVDGLSKEQVEHLPEYQESMTVDEDYEKQVRHVFRPQSRHELDNREISLYEREPDLYTLNEQYHQTLRLYEERLIASKHRVKTGEVAVGKHIETHTARVTVPIKKERVLIERVPPTETGTVVDPNALKFQEGEVTRIELYEETPEVRKEAFVREEVRVKKVVDRQTVEAQDTIRREQLDIDTTGELLMDQTGTKIEDSV from the coding sequence ATGCCTCTTTACAAACTCGAACATTTTGACCCAAACTACCGAGAAACCTTTGGTGGTGATGATGTGAAGGCTTTAGAGCTTTACACCGAAGGAGGGGTAAGAATCGGCTCGGTGGCTGATGCTTTAGTTGACCAAGATGGACGTTTTCGGTATTTAGTTATTGACAGCACCTGGGATTCTATTAGTAAGAAGATATTACTACCAATTGGGCTTTCTCATATTAATTATCCTGCGAAACGTGTTTATGTCGATGGATTGAGTAAAGAACAAGTCGAACATTTACCAGAATATCAAGAAAGCATGACTGTTGATGAAGATTATGAAAAACAGGTGCGTCATGTTTTTCGTCCTCAAAGCAGACATGAATTAGATAATCGTGAGATATCTCTTTACGAAAGAGAACCAGATTTATATACTTTAAATGAACAATATCATCAAACTCTCAGGTTGTATGAAGAACGATTGATTGCTAGTAAACATCGGGTCAAAACTGGGGAAGTAGCAGTTGGTAAGCATATTGAAACACATACTGCACGGGTTACAGTACCGATTAAAAAGGAACGTGTTTTGATTGAACGAGTTCCGCCCACAGAAACAGGAACAGTTGTAGATCCGAACGCGCTCAAATTTCAAGAAGGGGAAGTAACACGCATCGAATTATATGAAGAAACCCCGGAAGTTCGGAAGGAAGCTTTTGTTCGCGAAGAAGTGAGAGTTAAAAAAGTTGTTGATCGGCAGACAGTAGAAGCACAAGACACAATTCGTCGAGAACAGTTAGATATTGATACTACAGGCGAATTGCTTATGGATCAAACTGGGACAAAAATAGAGGACTCTGTTTGA
- a CDS encoding DUF2382 domain-containing protein, translated as MVLHKLADFDPKYHETIQGDDIKGLGVYTDVGHEKIGTVSDVLVDELGHFRYLVVDLGFWIFGKKVLLPVGRSRIDYEANRVYAVGMTREQAEDLPKFEEGRTLDYDYEEQVRGVYRDSKYGTTPVEASTRTATTKPSYSPDTYSYEHEPSLYNLNQQDHQTLRLYEERLIANKVRQKTGEVTIGKHVESETARVSVPIEREHVVIERITPEDAGRVVSAQEANFREGEVTRVELHEETPEVRKETVLREEVRFKKVVDQETVETQGTVRREELDVNSPNLPVEER; from the coding sequence ATGGTTCTTCACAAATTAGCAGATTTTGATCCCAAGTACCACGAAACTATCCAAGGTGATGATATTAAAGGTTTAGGTGTCTATACAGACGTGGGTCATGAAAAGATTGGCACTGTTAGCGATGTTTTAGTTGATGAGTTAGGTCATTTTCGCTATCTAGTTGTTGATTTAGGTTTTTGGATATTTGGTAAAAAAGTATTACTACCAGTGGGACGTTCCCGCATTGACTATGAAGCGAATCGCGTCTACGCCGTTGGGATGACTAGAGAACAAGCGGAAGATTTACCGAAATTTGAAGAAGGTAGAACACTTGATTACGACTATGAAGAACAGGTGCGCGGGGTTTATCGCGATAGTAAATATGGAACCACACCTGTAGAAGCATCGACGCGGACAGCAACCACTAAACCAAGTTACAGTCCTGACACTTATAGTTACGAACATGAACCTTCTTTGTACAATCTAAATCAGCAAGACCATCAAACTCTAAGATTGTATGAAGAACGGTTGATTGCGAATAAAGTTCGCCAAAAAACTGGAGAAGTAACAATTGGTAAGCACGTTGAAAGTGAAACTGCAAGAGTTTCAGTACCGATAGAAAGAGAACACGTTGTAATTGAGCGTATTACTCCAGAAGATGCGGGTAGGGTTGTTTCTGCTCAGGAAGCTAATTTCCGTGAAGGCGAAGTTACTCGTGTAGAACTCCATGAAGAAACACCTGAAGTTCGTAAAGAAACAGTTTTGCGTGAAGAAGTGAGATTTAAAAAGGTTGTAGATCAAGAGACAGTTGAAACTCAAGGAACTGTCCGACGTGAAGAGTTAGATGTAAATTCTCCTAATCTTCCAGTAGAAGAACGCTAA
- a CDS encoding YsnF/AvaK domain-containing protein, with protein sequence MNSQPMENHLKEIKQKASIQTLLETLKNKVLNFSVTDKQGQIVGKVKDLILDANRRLNLVIFEQGNQDFLKNATPDENSHRLVLLLSKKINKIDNFTKSILLDIDKSEIEHMPEYLEQTPDGQRTVDKFTELNGNNKPMLRSEIETANAADVDEENIVRLIEERLIADHSTRKLGEVIVRKEIETRMVQVPVRREILIVEQVGAENKRLAEIDLSEGEISGIELMAGETPQGTIIDGHLTVSGAFTSPKIASLLLNAIALEHNHGCQQVKITISVTDESLQEKYQAWFDRCSKGQKPQG encoded by the coding sequence ATGAATAGCCAACCAATGGAGAATCACCTTAAAGAAATCAAACAGAAGGCTAGTATCCAAACGTTGCTAGAAACGTTGAAAAATAAAGTATTAAATTTTTCTGTAACTGATAAGCAAGGTCAAATAGTAGGTAAGGTCAAAGATTTAATTTTAGATGCTAATCGTCGGCTCAATTTAGTTATATTTGAACAGGGGAATCAAGATTTTCTTAAAAATGCTACACCAGATGAAAACTCACATCGTTTGGTTTTACTGTTGAGCAAAAAAATCAACAAAATCGACAATTTTACGAAATCTATTCTCTTAGATATAGACAAATCAGAAATAGAGCATATGCCTGAATACTTAGAACAAACGCCAGACGGTCAAAGAACAGTAGATAAATTCACTGAACTCAATGGCAATAATAAACCAATGCTCAGAAGTGAAATTGAAACAGCTAATGCAGCAGATGTTGATGAAGAAAATATTGTTCGGTTAATAGAAGAAAGGCTGATAGCTGATCACAGCACACGCAAGTTGGGTGAGGTGATTGTTCGCAAAGAAATTGAAACTCGGATGGTACAAGTACCTGTGCGGCGGGAAATATTAATTGTGGAGCAAGTTGGTGCAGAAAATAAACGACTTGCTGAAATTGATTTAAGCGAAGGTGAGATTTCTGGTATTGAGTTGATGGCTGGAGAAACACCTCAAGGTACAATTATAGATGGTCATTTAACTGTAAGTGGTGCTTTTACTTCACCGAAAATCGCTAGTTTACTTTTAAATGCGATCGCTCTCGAACACAATCACGGTTGTCAGCAGGTGAAAATCACCATTTCTGTTACAGATGAGTCTCTTCAGGAAAAATATCAGGCGTGGTTTGATCGTTGTTCTAAAGGACAAAAACCCCAGGGGTGA